GAAACTTCCAGCTTTTTGGTATAAATAGATGAAAGCAATTAACATGAATAACGAACCTGCAAGTGTGTAGATAAAGAATTTAACTACTGCTTTTCTGCGTTCTTCCGCATCACCATTACCCCAAATAAGAGCAATGAAGTAAATAGGAATAAGCGCTAACTCCCAGAAAATATAATATAATAGACCATCTGCTGCAAGGAAAGTTCCTGTCATAGCAAAAGCCATAAATAAAATTAAAGCATAAAAAGCTTTTGAATTTTTATATTCATTTCCAAAAGAAGAGAATATAATAATTGGCGTCAAAGCTATAGTTAACAATAACATTGCGATTCCTAAACCATCTGCATTTAGCGCAAATGAAATTTTAGGTTGTGTAATCCAAGCGTTGATCAAACTGATGTTTTCGCCTGCACAAAAATGATTTAATAAAACAATTGAACAACCTAAAGCCGCCAAACTAAAGAACAAAGCTACTTTTGATGCTAGTTTGTCACCAACAAAATAAGTGGCAAATGCACCAATTAGAAGAATAATTAATATAAGAGAAACGTTCATAGTTGTAAAATTATTTAGCTAAAAATATATAGGAAACAATGGCACAAAGCCCCAAAACAAATGCAAAAAGATATAATCCGATACTTCCGTTTTGTAGTTTTTTACCTTGAAAAGCTAGTTCGTTAGTTACTTTTCCTAATCCAAAAACAAGAGCAGATAAACCTGTCTCAATATAGTCTCTGAAAAATCTTGATAATCCGTTAATAGAGCGAACAAATATTGCATCGTAAGCTTCGTCTACATAATATTTATTATATAATACTTTGGTTAAACCAGTAATATTTTCATCTGCTTCCGGAACATTATCTTGTTTGAAGTATTTAATGTAAGCAATTAAAATACCTAATAATCCACCTAAAACAGCAACTCCCATCAAAGTATATTCTGTTGTACCTAAATGATGTTCTTCACCAGCTACTTTTGTGAAAAGAGGCGCTAAATATTCATTTAACCAGCTATTTCCAGGTAAGCTAATGATTCCGCCAAAAGTTGCAAGAATAGCTAAAATAATTAAAGGGAAAGTAATCAATCCGTCACTTTCATGTAAGTGATGTTTTTGTTCTTCAGTTCCTCTAAAGTCTTTAAAGAAAGTAAGGAACATCAATCTAAACATATAAAATGCTGTCATGATTGAAGCAATAGATCCAACTACATATAATGCTTTACTATGGTGGAAAGCAGTCATTAAAATTTCATCTTTAGAGAAGAAACCAGAGAAAAACGGAACACCTGAAATTGCTAATGATGAAATTAACATTGTCCAGAAAGTGATTGGCATTGCTTTACGCAAACCGCCCATTTTACGCATATCTTGTTCTCCGTGCAAACCGTGAATTACAGATCCTGAACCTAAGAATAAACAAGCTTTAAAGAAAGCGTGTGTTATTACGTGGAAAACAGCTACTTCATAAGCACCAAATCCTAATGCTAAAAACATTAATCCTAATTGAGAAACAGTAGAATAAGCAAGTACTTTTTTAATATCAGTTTGAACCAAGCCAATTGTTGCAGCAACTAATGAAGTGATAGCTCCAATTACAGCAATAACAGTTTGAACGTCCGGTGCTAAATCAAATACAAAGTTTAATCTTGTTACCATAAAGATACCAGCAGTAACCATTGTTGCAGCGTGAATCAATGCAGAAACCGGAGTTGGTCCAGCCATCGCATCAGGTAACCAAGTGTATAATGGGATTTGTGCAGACTTACCACAAGCTCCAATAAATAAACATAAAGCAGCTAATGAAAGCAACGGTATATTTAAGTTTGTTGCTCCGGCAATTGCAGTTTTTAAAGTTGCATAATCT
This genomic window from Flavobacterium sp. 9 contains:
- the nuoL gene encoding NADH-quinone oxidoreductase subunit L; the protein is MDTNLALLLVLSPFLGFLINVFFGKSLGKTVSGIIGTAAVVVSFAVTLFFFNQISQTKQAIQVTLFDWIQISNLHINLGFLLDQLSLLWLLFVTGIGSLIHLYSISYMHDDENMHKFFAYLNLFVFFMITLVIGSNLLVLFIGWEGVGLCSYLLIGFWHKNQDYNDAAKKAFIMNRIGDLGLLIGMFIIGSMFSTLDYATLKTAIAGATNLNIPLLSLAALCLFIGACGKSAQIPLYTWLPDAMAGPTPVSALIHAATMVTAGIFMVTRLNFVFDLAPDVQTVIAVIGAITSLVAATIGLVQTDIKKVLAYSTVSQLGLMFLALGFGAYEVAVFHVITHAFFKACLFLGSGSVIHGLHGEQDMRKMGGLRKAMPITFWTMLISSLAISGVPFFSGFFSKDEILMTAFHHSKALYVVGSIASIMTAFYMFRLMFLTFFKDFRGTEEQKHHLHESDGLITFPLIILAILATFGGIISLPGNSWLNEYLAPLFTKVAGEEHHLGTTEYTLMGVAVLGGLLGILIAYIKYFKQDNVPEADENITGLTKVLYNKYYVDEAYDAIFVRSINGLSRFFRDYIETGLSALVFGLGKVTNELAFQGKKLQNGSIGLYLFAFVLGLCAIVSYIFLAK